In a genomic window of Papilio machaon chromosome 4, ilPapMach1.1, whole genome shotgun sequence:
- the LOC106718977 gene encoding uncharacterized protein LOC106718977, with translation MDRQQTSALQNFDDPKTDILKKRLLKTSNSNVSGVFSQNSSQNNVLLNTLRAPISSSMIVSSMQAPQSSMPITHNLVTHSIAPVKIHPNNSPYPLQLSTVHVPVQIPGSTSNINVPVQLSAATNSMPLQITPVSLPLQVSGTTNVPVQLPAGETINVPLQLPPVSQNIQIGGQALPPMPLLQNAHSSIFHVHMGSNARPPNIDVNSDMSVSSSTQPYLPDSTIQVKMNNQTSVGQVVSNSGMVQIPNTSNSSIQLSLPNAGNSGTVQLRGAPRSVPHVVYIQTPTGLKPVTNTEVISQASTSGNPPQIIVRRPVANNSNIHLISNVNKPTIAQMPKPKPSILAPANASQPIVIQKPKASDKMMVPVSIAPVTQGKQAIAYLGPVKKNTKNISENQSILISSNQPAQNSNNQKLFLTPMNMPKMNNTKFILPVTLPATMASKGPIINLQIANGQIQNDPQGNITVMRDTAPMDTSDMPLVTPLSNLVNGKDIAVNQSIQDKSCAISIQGSRAEPTGEQGEYTLSIPETNASMNDDIYTVSIEDEGGQTHEKSFTLAIPEKSKSLLNKNIIDRDIGPPAVAAPAILRRSYSDTSDRKVSNASMKRRISLCNENYTKKLTKETFTQIIEKSEVTDSENNDDHRVPSLFCDEKLDKELDIKITTEDSDSEDDKNKIKLIPEVSVNITYESLDEDNSRKGQESSEPTSEEDPPGLIWNNGVAHLQGSGLQFQTNEFGLIDLISSNGNVKESSNIGAKYNSPIKQDNGNTAREKKPTSPEDLYRCEVCGCHGMAAEFITPKFCSLTCQEEMRKVTQKKRDKERLENAKKRNKIKKLLMRKQAESDLIQDSKDKVSPGYESMPSDIQMSEVPLLQMTEDYEDEKYPWMCGKNGFSWMRYLDICKAKAAPVKLFKDPFPYNRNGFKVGMRLEAIDPQHPSLFCVVSVAEVQGYRMRLHFDEYPDVYDFWVNADSINIFPPGWCEKNGRALKPPASYTSSSFFWPLYLKKLRAVGAPKHLFPHVTTTMVKPNGFRIGMKLEAEDVQNEMVCVASVADMLDNRLLVSFDSWDHVYDYWADPTSPYIHPVGWAEDHGYTLTPPNDYKEAETFSWEAYLAETGAAAAPPRAFRPRPPQGFKPAMKLEVVDPRVPFLIRVASISEVKGHQVRVTFDGWPDTLSCWLSDDSPDMHPVGWCLKTGHPLEPPLTEEERSVSGPCGVGGCRGLGSVRGGAHKQHAAASACPYRPRAPLDPPDRLAPRANNKSNKVQVQNNTPTNDAPKEKLPRGRPPKHKRVEVMKNEHCSDEESSSSAAGCGGAGGGKRWRGGGSAGGGRDVSWPQPPRALLAAHISELALSHDPVSWSQSEVEALVSRVAGRSAGAAAAGARLSGAELLMASCEELVACLRLRLGPAVKVYAAVRQLRDSLT, from the exons ATGGACAGGCAGCAGACTAGTGCACTTCAAAACTTTGACGATCCAAAAacagatatattaaaaaaaagattattaaagACTTCTAACTCAAACGTTAGTGGtgttttttcacaaaatagttCGCAGAATAATGTACTGTTGAACACATTGCGC gcGCCAATCTCGAGCAGCATGATCGTGTCCTCAATGCAGGCGCCGCAAAGCTCGATGCCGATCACTCATAACTTAGTAACACATTCAATAGCTCCTGTGAAGATTCATCCAAATAATTCCCCATATCCTCTGCAGCTGTCCACGGTACATGTGCCAGTGCAGATACCTGGTTCTACTTCTAACATAAATGTGCCCGTTCAACTCTCAGCAGCTACAAACTCTATGCCATTACAAATAACACCTGTCAGTCTTCCCTTACAAGTTTCTGGTACAACCAATGTACCCGTCCAGTTACCAGCCGGAGAAACAATAAATGTTCCACTGCAGTTACCACCGGTTAGTCAAAATATACAGATAGGTGGACAAGCATTGCCTCCTATGCCACTTTTACAAAACGCACACAGTTCAATATTCCATGTTCACATGGGTTCAAATGCGAGACCCCCAAATATTGATGTAAATTCTGACATGAGTGTGTCAAGTTCAACACAGCCTTATCTTCCTGATTCAACAATTCAAGTCAAAATGAACAACCAGACATCAGTAGGTCAAGTTGTCTCAAATTCTGGTATGGTACAAATACCAAATACATCCAACAGTTCAATACAATTATCATTACCAAATGCTGGTAATTCTGGAACAGTGCAGCTTCGAGGTGCACCAAGAAGTGTGCCACATGTTGTGTATATACAGACACCTACTGGATTGAAACCTGTCACTAACACGGAAGTTATAAGCCAAGCCAGCACTAGTGGGAACCCACCACAGATCATAGTAAGGAGACCA gtTGCTAATAATTCAAACATTCATTTGAtatcaaatgtaaataaacccACAATTGCTCAAATGCCCAAACCAAAGCCATCAATACTGGCACCAGCAAATGCTTCTCAACCTATTGTCATCCAGAAACCAAAAGCAAGTGATAAAATGATGGTCCCAGTGAGCATAGCTCCCGTAACACAAGGCAAACAGGCCATTGCATATTTGGGGCCCGTAaagaaaaatactaaaaacatATCAGAAAATCAATCCATCCTAATATCGAGCAATCAACCAGCTCAAAACTCGAATAATCAAAAACTCTTCTTGACTCCGATGAATATGCCCAAAatgaataatacaaaatttattttaccagTTACGTTACCAGCCACCATGGCTTCAAAGGGTCcgattataaatttacaaatagcCAATGGACAGATACAAAATGATCCTCAAGGAAACATTACGGTTATGAGAGATACTGCCCCTATGGATACATCTGATATGCCACTGGTGACACCTTTATCAAATCTGGTAAATGGTAAGGACATTGCAGTTAATCAGAGTATACAAGATAAATCCTGTGCCATATCAATACAGGGCTCACGAGCTGAGCCTACCGGTGAACAAGGTGAATATACTTTGTCCATACCAGAAACAAATGCCTCTATGAATGATGATATTTATACTGTATCCATAGAGGATGAAGGCGGGCAAACACatgaaaaatcttttactttaGCAATACCAGAGAAAAGTAAgagtttattaaacaaaaacatcataGATAGAGATATCGGACCTCCTGCTGTGGCAGCTCCCGCTATTCTTCGACGCTCTTATTCCGATACTAGTGACAGAAAAGTGTCCAATGCAAGTATGAAAAGACGCATATCGCTgtgtaatgaaaattatacaaagaaaCTCACTAAGGAGACCTTTAcacaaataatagaaaaatcagAAGTAACAGATTCAGAGAACAATGATGATCATCGTGTGCCTTCTTTGTTCTGTGACGAAAAGCTAGACAAAGAACTAGATATCAAAATAACCACTGAAGATTCGGACTCTgaagatgataaaaataaaattaaattgatccCCGAGGTAAGCGTTAATATTACGTACGAAAGCTTAGATGAAGATAATTCAAGGAAAGGACAAGAGAGTAGTGAACCCACTTCGGAGGAAGACCCTCCAGGTTTGATATGGAATAATGGTGTTGCTCACTTGCAGGGCAGCGGCCTACAGTTTCAAACTAATGAGTTTGGCTTAATTGATTTGATATCTAGCAACGGTAATGTTAAGGAATCATCTAATATTGGAGCTAAGTATAATTCCCCAATAAAGCAGGACAACGGGAACACCGCCAGGGAAAAGAAGCCCACCTCTCCGGAGGATCTGTACCGTTGCGAAGTGTGCGGGTGTCACGGCATGGCGGCGGAGTTCATCACACCAAAGTTCTGTAGCTTGACTTGCCAAGAGGAGATGCGGAAGGTTACCCAGAAGAAGAGGGATAAAGAAAGACTTGAGAATgcaaaaaagagaaataaaataaagaagttgCTAATGAGAAAACAAGCGGAATCTGATTTGATACAAGACAGTAAAGATAAAGTTTCACCGGGATACGAATCAATGCCGAGCGATATCCAAATGTCGGAAGTTCCATTGCTTCAAATGACTGAAGATTACGAAGATGAGAAATATCCTTGGATGTGCGGTAAAAATGGATTCTCATGGATGCGTTATTTAGATATATGTAAGGCGAAAGCTGCGCCTGTGAAATTATTCAAAGACCCGTTCCCATACAACCGGAATGGATTCAAAGTTGGGATGCGTTTGGAGGCAATAGATCCTCAGCACCCGTCGCTGTTTTGTGTGGTGTCGGTGGCTGAGGTGCAAGGCTACAGGATGCGTTTACATTTCGACGAGTACCCTGACGTGTACGACTTCTGGGTGAATGCAGACTCAATAAACATATTTCCCCCGGGCTGGTGTGAGAAGAACGGACGAGCCTTGAAGCCTCCTGCCAGCTACACATCCTCGTCTTTCTTTTGGCCTTTATATCTGAAGAAATTGAGGGCTGTCGGCGCACCAAAACATCTGTTTCCACATGTGACTACAACG ATGGTGAAGCCGAACGGTTTCCGTATCGGTATGAAGCTGGAGGCGGAGGACGTGCAGAACGAGATGGTGTGCGTTGCGAGCGTGGCCGACATGCTGGACAACCGGCTGCTGGTCAGCTTCGACAGCTGGGACCACGTGTATGATTACTGGGCCGATCCAACCTCGCCATACATCCACCCCGTGGGCTGGGCTGAGGACCACGGGTACACCCTCACGCCGCCCAATG ACTACAAGGAGGCGGAGACGTTCAGCTGGGAGGCGTACCTGGCGGAGACGGGCGCCGCGGCCGCGCCCCCCCGCGCGTTCCGCCCCCGACCCCCGCAGGGCTTCAAGCCCGCCATGAAGCTCGAGGTGGTCGACCCTAGG GTGCCATTCCTGATCCGCGTGGCGAGCATCAGCGAGGTGAAGGGGCACCAGGTCCGCGTCACATTCGACGGCTGGCCCGACACTCTCTCCTGCTGGCTTAGCGACGATTCGCCCGACATGCATCCCGTCGGCTGGTGCCTCAAGACCGGGCACCCCCTCGAGCCGCCTCTAA CGGAGGAGGAGCGCAGCGTGAGCGGTCCGTGCGGCGTGGGCGGGTGTCGCGGGCTGGGCTCCGTGCGGGGCGGCGCTCACAAGCAGCACGCCGCCGCCTCCGCCTGCCCCTACAGGCCGCGCGCGCCGCTAGACCCGCCCGACAGGCTCGCGCCCCG aGCCAACAACAAGTCCAACAAGGTACAAGTGCAGAACAACACACCCACCAACGACGCGCCCAAAGAAAA GTTGCCTCGCGGTCGACCACCGAAGCATAAACGCGTTGAAGTTATGAAAAATGAGCAT TGTTCGGACGAGGAGTCGTCATCTAGCGCGGCGGGGTGCGGCGGCGCCGGCGGCGGCAAGCGGTGGCGGGGCGGCGGCAGTGCGGGCGGAGGGAGGGACGTGTCATGGCCGCAGCCCCCGCGTGCGCTGCTCGCTGCACACATCTCCGAGCTAGCACTCTCACACGACCCCGTGTCCTGGTCCCAG AGCGAGGTGGAGGCGCTGGTGAGCCGCGTGGCGGGGCGAAgcgcgggcgcggcggcggcgggcgcgcgGCTGTCGGGCGCCGAGCTGCTGATGGCGTCGTGCGAGGAGCTGGTGGCGTGCCTGCGCCTGCGCCTCGGCCCCGCTGTCAAGGTGTACGCGGCCGTGCGCCAGCTGCGCGACTCGCTCACCTGA
- the LOC106718989 gene encoding pre-mRNA-processing factor 19 codes for MALCCAISNEVPEVPVVSPSSGAVFEKRIIEKYIIENGVDPISGKELKVEDLIEIKTPPIVKPKPPSATSIPATLKSMQDEWDALMLHTFTQRQQLQTARQELSHALYQHDAACRVIARLTKEVTAAREALATLKPQVAVVTPQPTHAVEAGAAGAAGAGGGAAALGMSGEVVARLQERATALTQERKRRGRTVPEGLLPPDQIRAFLTLASHPGLHSASVPGILALDINPSDQSRLLTGGNDRNATVFNKDTEQVVAILKGHTKKVTRVIYHPDEDTVITASPDHTIRVWNVPTSQTSVILRSHDGPVTGLSLHPTGDYVLSTSTDQHWAFSDIRTGALLTKVSDSSGVSLTTAQFHPDGLIFGTGTENSQVKIWDLKEQSNVANFPGHVGPVTSISFSENGYYLATAAEDACVKLWDLRKLKNFKTIQLEEGYVIKELCFDQSGTYLAIAGSDVRVYLCRQWQELKVFNDHTASATGVRFGRNAQYLASTSMDRTLKLYGLE; via the exons ATGGCTCTGTGTTGTGcaa TATCAAATGAAGTGCCAGAAGTTCCAGTTGTTTCTCCATCTTCGGGGGCAGTGTTCGAGAAACGTatcatagaaaaatatatcattgaaaATGGTGTGGATCCAATTAGCGGGAAAGAGTTAAAAGTGGAAgatcttattgaaattaaaa cCCCACCGATAGTAAAGCCAAAGCCCCCAAGTGCCACATCAATCCCTGCCACATTGAAGAGCATGCAGGATGAGTGGGATGCTCTTATGCTGCACACCTTTACACAGCGCCAGCAACTGCAGACTGCTAGACAG GAGCTGAGCCACGCGCTGTACCAGCACGATGCGGCTTGCCGGGTGATCGCTCGTCTCACCAAGGAAGTGACGGCGGCGCGAGAAGCCCTCGCAACGCTTAAGCCACAAGTAGCCGTCGTCACTCCGCAGCCCACACATGCG GTGGAAGCTGGTGCAGCGGGTGCGGCTGGCGCTggaggcggcgcggcggcgttGGGCATGTCGGGCGAGGTGGTGGCGCGGCTGCAGGAGCGCGCCACTGCACTCACGCAGGAGCGCAAGCGGCGCGGCCGCACTGTGCCCGAGGGCCTGCTGCCCCCAGACCAGATACGCGCCTTCCTCACGCTCGCTTCGCATCCC GGTCTCCACTCTGCGAGCGTGCCGGGCATCCTGGCGTTGGACATCAACCCGTCGGATCAGAGCCGGCTGCTGACGGGCGGCAACGACCGCAACGCCACAGTCTTCAACAAGGACACGGAGCAGGTGGTGGCCATTCTCAAGGGGCACACCAAGAAGGTGACGCGAGTCATCTACCACCCCGACGAAGACACCGTCATCACCGCCTCGCCCGACCACACCATACGCGTCTGGAATGTGCCCAC ATCTCAAACATCTGTGATCCTGCGGTCTCACGACGGGCCGGTGACGGGGCTGTCTCTGCACCCCACCGGCGACTACGTTCTGTCCACCTCCACCGACCAGCACTGGGCGTTCTCAGACATCCGCACCGGCGCCCTGCTCACCAAGGTGAGCGACTCCTCCGGCGTCAGCCTCACCACTGCGCAGTTCCACCCCGACGGCCTCATCTTCGGCACGGGAACTGAGAACTCGCAGGTCAAGATTTGGGACCTGAAGGAGCAGAGCAACGTGGCCAACTTCCCCGGCCACGTGGGCCCAGTCACCTCGATCTCGTTCTCCGAGAACGGCTACTACCTGGCGACGGCGGCGGAGGACGCTTGCGTCAAGCTGTGGGATCTGCGCAAGCTGAAGAACTTCAAGACGATACAGCTGGAGGAGGGGTATGTGATCAAGGAGCTGTGCTTCGATCAGAGCGGCACATACCTGGCCATTGCGGGCAGCGACGTGCGCGTCTACCTCTGCCGCCAGTGGCAGGAGCTGAAGGTGTTCAACGACCACACCGCCTCCGCCACCGGCGTGCGCTTCGGCCGCAACGCGCAGTACCTCGCCTCCACCAGCATGGACCGCACGCTCAAACTCTACGGCCTCGAGTGA